In a genomic window of Stakelama saccharophila:
- the manD gene encoding D-mannonate dehydratase ManD, producing MNADEVGSGKDLGVIRIRDARVIVTCPGRNFVTLKIETDQGIHGIGDATLNGRELAVASYLSDHVVPNLIGRDAHRIEDIWQFLYRGAYWRRGPVTMTAIAAVDTALWDIKAKAAGLPLYQLLGGRSREGVLVYGHANGADIEQTVDQVGVYKDMGYRAIRAQSGIPGVKGAYGVGKGDLYYEPADGTLPTETLWSTSAYLDHAPKLFDKLRATYGFEIELLHDVHHRLTPIEAGRLGKALEPYRLFWMEDATPAENQEAFRLIRQHTVTPLAVGEIFNTVWDCRELIQNQLIDYIRTTVVHAGGITHLRRIADLAALYQVRTGSHGATDLSPVCMGAALHFDTWVPNFGIQEYMRHTPETDAVFPHDYRFESGYLYAGETPGHGVDIDETLAAKYPYEPKQLPIARLGDGTLWNW from the coding sequence ATGAACGCTGATGAGGTGGGTAGCGGCAAGGACCTGGGCGTGATCCGCATTCGTGACGCGCGCGTGATCGTGACCTGTCCGGGACGCAATTTCGTCACGCTCAAGATCGAGACCGATCAGGGAATCCACGGCATCGGCGATGCGACGCTCAACGGGCGCGAGCTTGCCGTCGCGTCCTATCTGAGCGACCATGTCGTTCCGAACCTGATCGGGCGTGACGCACACCGGATCGAGGATATCTGGCAGTTCCTCTATCGCGGCGCCTATTGGCGGCGCGGGCCGGTGACGATGACGGCGATCGCGGCGGTCGATACGGCCTTGTGGGACATCAAGGCGAAGGCGGCGGGACTGCCGCTCTATCAACTGCTGGGCGGACGGTCGCGCGAAGGCGTGCTCGTCTATGGCCATGCCAACGGCGCCGATATCGAACAGACCGTCGACCAGGTCGGCGTGTACAAGGATATGGGCTATCGCGCGATCCGGGCGCAGAGCGGCATTCCCGGCGTGAAGGGCGCGTACGGCGTGGGCAAGGGCGACCTTTATTACGAACCCGCCGACGGCACGCTGCCGACCGAGACCCTGTGGTCGACGAGCGCCTATCTCGATCACGCCCCCAAGCTGTTCGACAAGCTGCGCGCGACCTATGGTTTCGAGATCGAGTTGCTCCACGACGTCCATCACCGGCTGACCCCGATCGAGGCGGGGCGGCTGGGCAAGGCGCTCGAACCGTACCGCCTGTTCTGGATGGAGGATGCGACGCCGGCGGAGAACCAGGAGGCGTTCCGCCTGATCCGGCAGCACACGGTGACGCCGCTCGCGGTGGGCGAGATCTTCAATACCGTCTGGGACTGCCGCGAGCTGATCCAGAACCAGTTGATCGACTATATTCGCACGACCGTCGTCCATGCCGGCGGCATCACCCATCTGCGCCGGATCGCCGATCTCGCCGCGCTGTACCAGGTCCGCACCGGCAGCCACGGCGCGACCGACCTGTCACCGGTGTGCATGGGCGCGGCGCTGCATTTCGACACCTGGGTGCCCAATTTCGGCATTCAGGAATATATGCGCCACACGCCCGAGACCGACGCGGTCTTCCCGCACGATTACCGGTTCGAGAGCGGCTATCTCTATGCCGGTGAGACGCCGGGGCACGGCGTCGATATCGACGAGACGCTCGCGGCGAAATATCCTTATGAACCCAAGCAATTGCCGATTGCGCGACTGGGCGACGGCACCTTGTGGAACTGGTGA
- a CDS encoding FadR/GntR family transcriptional regulator, which yields MTAPAAPKLYRAIIDTLQDEIATGKYKPGDRLPPERELVERFEVSRLTLREAMIGMEIMGLVEARRGSGVYVTERSADILSPSDLDIGAFELTEARRLVEGESAALAAVTANAGDIAALREVLDRMVAENERELEDEVADRDFHLRIAEATRNDAMVLVVQTLWDVRHRSPLSMKMLERSRRAGVKPRIDDHRAILDAIAAGDAHGARKAMRDHLGRVIDHLLTATEIDRIERVRAEAAELRNRVSRFATT from the coding sequence ATGACCGCGCCCGCCGCCCCGAAACTCTATCGTGCGATCATCGACACGCTGCAGGACGAGATCGCCACCGGCAAGTACAAGCCCGGTGATCGCCTGCCGCCCGAACGCGAACTGGTCGAGCGGTTCGAGGTCAGCCGCCTGACCTTGCGCGAAGCGATGATCGGGATGGAGATCATGGGTCTGGTCGAGGCGCGTCGGGGGTCGGGTGTTTATGTCACGGAGCGGTCGGCGGACATACTGTCGCCGTCCGACCTCGATATAGGCGCGTTCGAACTGACCGAGGCGCGGCGGCTGGTCGAGGGCGAATCCGCTGCGCTCGCCGCGGTCACCGCCAATGCCGGGGATATCGCGGCGCTGCGCGAGGTCCTCGACCGCATGGTCGCGGAGAACGAACGGGAGTTGGAGGACGAGGTCGCCGATCGTGATTTCCATCTGCGCATCGCCGAAGCCACGCGCAACGACGCGATGGTGCTGGTCGTGCAGACGCTGTGGGACGTGCGGCATCGCTCGCCCTTGAGCATGAAAATGCTCGAACGTTCACGCCGTGCGGGAGTCAAGCCGCGCATCGACGATCACCGCGCGATCCTCGATGCGATCGCCGCAGGAGACGCGCACGGCGCGCGCAAGGCGATGCGCGACCATCTCGGCCGCGTGATCGACCATCTGCTGACCGCGACCGAAATCGACCGTATCGAACGGGTCCGCGCCGAGGCTGCCGAATTGCGCAACCGGGTGAGCCGCTTCGCCACCACCTGA
- a CDS encoding malectin domain-containing carbohydrate-binding protein, giving the protein MELVSPLRRIVAVAIALATLALSITAQARSDHTVAGDWQSALFETGPEGKASPKADAPFQQPGFDDSGWTRVNVPHNWQGYAYDRQVRNGSRHGSAWYRKHLTIAAPGRNERIFLMFEGVGAYATVWLNGKPVGRHGGGLVSFRLDVTEAVRGGDNLLAVRVDMPKGITDLPWAPGDDQPESGFSEGSQPFGIFRPVHVVRTAALHIRPFGIYAWGDSGAIDAGRARLTARTEVENGSNRVRDFTIVTRMIAPDGSVAAEARADHRLAAGAHGSFDAPLPTIRDPELWSPKRPTLYTLRAAIVADGKTIDMLDTPYGIRTVEIRRDEKGHRRLFVNDKQFALRGTAEYEHLLGNSFAFSPEQVAARVAQVEAAGFNAFRDAHYPHNFRYGEAIARDGLMWWPQFSAHNWFDNPAYRANFKALLAQWVRERRNNPAVFLWGLQNESQLPKAFAEQAMAIIRELDPTASKQRLVVTCNGGEGADWNVPQNWSGTYGGDPDRYAEELSEQGLVAEYGAWRSLGLHREPAEDGDLWTEGRMAALEQKKARLADSVADRTVGQFQWLLTTHENPGRPMRADGTQIFDGIRPLDHIGPANNKGLMTLWGEPLDVYYMFRARQVPASVAPMVYIVSHTWPDRWTGPGMKSGIEVYSNCDTVELFNDAGGRISLGRKRRDAEQRFVWNDVPVRYDILSAHCYVGGKLAARDVVTLNNLPPAPDAGHLIKDRTAITAAEPGQHYLYRVNVGGKAFTDADGHRWAGDRHFVQGGKWGWTSWADAWPDIAPALGSRRLTHDPIEGAREQALFQSFRYGRDQLRYRFAVPDGRYRVALYFVEPWYGRAGIDARGWRVFDVAVNGRTVLRDLDLFAESGFGHAVRKVVEADVAGGWLTLSFPRVASGQAILSGVAISRADTGEPRAPEPGTDLIADATTGVATRYLDNGDAMFARGNARWTQLPYQLLDQDFVQPRGRDARGSGELRLRVKSDLYLALPERAAAPEGWTDSDFHALAATVAGARTIRSRYRFVTRRADKGDRVAVPANAPVIAVRALPSPYAPGNFSFSKDEGLHQAEADDARRSNADTASVEQGYGGQGYAAMHAGPAAITWPVKSGIAGKLGVRLRYMLVEGAAPRDAVLTVRDSSDIVVATVKLQLHGGEGWREVEAATNSAINAGSYSVRLAVEDGRGLLVDSITID; this is encoded by the coding sequence GTGGAACTGGTGAGCCCGTTGCGCCGCATCGTCGCGGTCGCGATCGCGCTGGCGACGCTCGCGCTGTCGATCACGGCGCAGGCGCGCAGCGACCACACCGTCGCGGGCGATTGGCAATCGGCGCTTTTCGAAACGGGACCCGAGGGCAAGGCTTCGCCCAAAGCCGACGCGCCGTTTCAGCAGCCCGGTTTCGACGACAGCGGCTGGACGCGGGTCAACGTGCCGCACAACTGGCAGGGCTATGCCTATGATCGACAGGTGCGCAACGGCTCGCGCCATGGCAGCGCCTGGTATCGCAAGCATCTGACGATCGCCGCGCCGGGCAGGAATGAGCGCATCTTCCTGATGTTCGAGGGCGTCGGCGCCTATGCCACCGTGTGGCTCAACGGCAAGCCGGTGGGGCGGCACGGCGGCGGGCTGGTCAGTTTTCGCCTCGACGTGACCGAGGCGGTGCGAGGCGGTGACAATCTGCTCGCGGTGCGGGTCGATATGCCCAAGGGGATCACCGATCTGCCCTGGGCGCCCGGCGACGATCAGCCCGAATCGGGCTTTTCCGAAGGGTCGCAGCCGTTCGGCATCTTTCGCCCGGTGCATGTCGTGCGGACGGCGGCGCTGCATATCCGTCCGTTCGGCATCTATGCCTGGGGCGATAGCGGCGCGATCGACGCCGGACGGGCAAGGCTGACCGCGCGCACCGAAGTCGAAAACGGCTCGAACCGCGTGCGCGACTTCACCATCGTCACGCGCATGATCGCGCCCGACGGGTCGGTCGCGGCGGAAGCGCGTGCGGATCATCGCTTGGCGGCGGGTGCGCATGGCAGCTTCGATGCGCCGCTGCCCACGATCCGCGACCCGGAACTCTGGTCGCCGAAGCGCCCGACGCTCTATACGCTACGTGCGGCGATCGTCGCCGATGGCAAAACCATCGACATGCTCGATACCCCCTATGGCATTCGCACCGTCGAGATTCGTCGGGACGAGAAGGGGCATCGCCGGCTGTTCGTCAATGACAAGCAGTTCGCCCTGCGCGGCACCGCCGAATATGAGCATCTGCTCGGCAATTCCTTCGCCTTTTCGCCCGAACAGGTCGCGGCGCGCGTCGCGCAGGTCGAGGCGGCGGGGTTCAACGCCTTTCGCGATGCGCATTATCCGCACAATTTCCGCTATGGCGAAGCGATCGCGCGCGACGGGCTGATGTGGTGGCCGCAGTTCAGCGCGCATAACTGGTTCGACAATCCCGCCTATCGCGCCAATTTCAAGGCGCTGCTCGCGCAATGGGTACGCGAGCGGCGTAACAATCCGGCTGTGTTTCTGTGGGGGCTGCAGAATGAGAGCCAGCTTCCCAAGGCCTTTGCCGAGCAAGCGATGGCGATCATCCGCGAACTCGACCCCACCGCCTCGAAGCAGCGGCTGGTCGTCACCTGCAATGGTGGCGAGGGCGCCGACTGGAACGTGCCGCAGAACTGGTCGGGCACCTATGGCGGCGATCCCGACCGTTATGCCGAGGAACTGAGCGAGCAAGGCCTTGTCGCCGAATATGGCGCGTGGCGCTCGCTCGGCCTGCACCGCGAGCCGGCCGAGGACGGTGACCTCTGGACCGAAGGCCGGATGGCGGCGCTCGAGCAGAAGAAGGCGCGGCTCGCCGACAGCGTCGCCGATCGCACGGTCGGTCAGTTCCAGTGGCTGCTGACCACGCATGAAAATCCCGGCCGGCCGATGCGCGCCGACGGCACGCAGATCTTCGACGGCATCCGCCCGCTCGATCACATTGGCCCGGCCAACAACAAGGGGTTGATGACGCTGTGGGGCGAGCCGCTGGACGTCTATTACATGTTCCGCGCGCGACAGGTGCCGGCGAGTGTCGCGCCAATGGTCTATATCGTCTCGCACACCTGGCCCGACCGGTGGACCGGGCCGGGCATGAAGTCGGGCATCGAGGTTTATTCGAACTGCGACACGGTCGAGCTGTTCAACGATGCCGGCGGCAGGATCTCGCTGGGGCGCAAACGGCGTGATGCAGAGCAGCGCTTCGTCTGGAACGACGTTCCCGTGCGCTACGATATCCTGTCTGCGCACTGCTATGTCGGTGGCAAGCTCGCGGCGCGCGACGTGGTCACGCTCAACAACCTGCCGCCCGCGCCCGACGCCGGCCATTTGATTAAAGACCGCACCGCGATCACCGCGGCCGAGCCGGGGCAGCATTATCTCTACCGCGTCAATGTCGGCGGCAAGGCGTTCACCGACGCCGATGGTCATCGCTGGGCCGGCGACCGGCATTTCGTTCAGGGTGGAAAGTGGGGCTGGACGAGCTGGGCCGATGCCTGGCCCGATATCGCACCCGCTTTGGGTAGCCGCCGCTTGACGCACGACCCGATCGAGGGCGCGCGCGAGCAGGCGCTGTTCCAGTCGTTCCGCTATGGCCGCGACCAGTTGCGCTATCGCTTCGCGGTGCCCGACGGGCGCTATCGGGTGGCGCTTTACTTCGTCGAGCCCTGGTATGGTCGCGCCGGAATCGATGCGCGCGGCTGGCGCGTGTTCGACGTCGCCGTGAACGGCAGGACGGTGCTGCGCGACCTCGACCTGTTCGCCGAGAGCGGCTTCGGCCATGCGGTGCGCAAGGTGGTCGAGGCCGATGTCGCGGGCGGCTGGCTGACGCTCTCCTTTCCGCGCGTTGCGTCGGGCCAGGCGATCCTGTCGGGCGTCGCGATATCGCGCGCCGACACTGGCGAGCCTCGTGCGCCGGAGCCGGGCACCGACCTGATCGCCGATGCTACGACTGGTGTTGCGACGCGCTATCTCGACAATGGCGATGCGATGTTCGCGCGCGGTAACGCCCGATGGACGCAATTGCCCTATCAACTGCTCGACCAGGATTTCGTGCAACCGCGCGGTCGCGACGCCCGCGGCTCCGGAGAATTGCGGCTGCGCGTCAAGAGCGACCTCTATCTCGCGCTGCCCGAACGCGCGGCGGCGCCCGAGGGGTGGACCGACAGCGATTTCCATGCGCTCGCCGCGACGGTGGCGGGCGCGCGGACCATCCGGTCGCGATACCGCTTCGTCACCCGGCGCGCGGACAAGGGCGACCGCGTGGCGGTTCCGGCCAATGCGCCGGTCATCGCCGTGCGCGCGCTGCCATCGCCTTATGCGCCGGGCAATTTCTCGTTCAGCAAGGACGAGGGGCTGCACCAGGCAGAGGCCGACGACGCGCGTCGCAGCAATGCCGACACCGCATCGGTCGAGCAGGGCTATGGCGGGCAGGGTTATGCCGCGATGCACGCCGGCCCTGCCGCGATAACCTGGCCGGTGAAGAGTGGTATCGCCGGCAAGCTGGGTGTTCGCCTGCGCTATATGCTGGTGGAGGGCGCCGCGCCGCGTGACGCGGTGCTGACCGTGCGCGACAGCAGCGACATCGTCGTCGCCACGGTGAAGCTGCAACTCCATGGCGGCGAGGGCTGGCGGGAGGTCGAGGCCGCCACGAACTCGGCGATCAACGCCGGCAGCTATAGCGTCCGCCTCGCCGTCGAGGACGGCCGCGGGTTGTTGGTCGATTCGATCACGATCGACTGA